The following DNA comes from Ictalurus punctatus breed USDA103 chromosome 19, Coco_2.0, whole genome shotgun sequence.
GTAGTTTTGGGCGACTCCAAAATCCCAGAATGCAACGCAGGTGTAAGACCCTGAGTTGTGACAAAGACTCGATTTGGTTAGTTAGAGCTGGAAAGACACTACCCCCccctccatatatatatatatatatatatatatatatatatatatatatatatatatatatatatatatatatataaagcataaaaaaaataaaataaaataaaaaaaacactccaaataacacaacaaaattagtcagtgatggtttttattttgccACTAGAGGCCGCCCTTGCAACCAGGAAACACTGTAAATGCCTCTAAAGACATGGTTATGTATCAAGATAATGAGGTTTTAGTCAGATCGCCCTTTCATACTGTACTGTAGTTAAAAGGGGAGCCAGGTTTCCTGAtattcctctttttctctctctcgctgtctttctctctttctttctccctttctccctctctctgtctctcactctctttttctccctttctctttctctctcactctgtctctctccgtttACGTGTCCCAGTTAATAGCCACGTCATTTTAATGACTTTAAATGAATTCCTTTACCAAGCCAATTAATATTGTTCGTTcatctgtgtttttctctcctcCCCCGCCCCCTCTAGCTTTGGATGAAGGAGACATCGCTCTTCTAAAGACTTACGTGAGTACACTTTTGATTACCCGCGCCACTGTGGCGTGCGTGCGTACGTGCGTGCGTACGTATGTTACGTGAAACGATTAAAGCTGACGAGCGTTTGTTCACCTGCAGGGTCAGAGCACGTACTCTCGTCAGATCAAGCAAGTAGAGGACGACATCCAGCAGCTCCTCAAGAAGATCAACGAGCTCACAGGTAAGCGTGAGACGCGACCGCACAGAGAAATAGATCTCCTGACAGTCCATGCGTTGTAGTAAAACGTCCGCTCGGCTTGCGCAGGCATTAAGGAGTCGGATACGGGGTTGGCTCCGCCTGCGCTGTGGGACCTGGCTGCGGATAAACAGACGCTGCAGAGTGAACAGCCGCTGCAGGTGGCCAGGTAGGAGATCTACGCCTTCTCGTTCCTGTTCATTTTAATGTTCCTTTCCCTCAAAGCGGTAACGATCTGATTCTTGGGTTAGTTTATCAGCCAGACGTCTGTAGTACGTTTTTTACACGTCTTCTCGAACGACCGCAGCAGCAGAGAGTTTCGAGCGGGTTGTATTTCAGATGAACTACGATGTTTAAGACGTCTGGGCGGTCCAACCTGAGGGGGCATCTGTATGGAATCACATCACGCATACACTGTGACATATTTCTGACCGTTTAGGTGCACGAAGATCATCAACGCCGACTCGGAGGATCCGAAGTACATCATTAACGTCAAGCAGTTTGCCAAGTTCGTGGTGGATCTGAGCGATCAGGTCGCCCCGACTGACATCGAGGAAGGGATGAGAGTTGGGTACGTAGTGAAGATGCAAAACAATtccgtgtgtgtttatttatatatatttgttctCAGACGTTTGCTTTGCTTTAAGCCGATGTTTTGTCTCTTTTCGTCTTCCAGCGTCGACAGGAACAAGTACCAGATCCACATCCCACTGCCGCCCAAAATCGACCCCACTGTGACTATGATGCAGGTGAGGAACCAAGAGAGAAAACCCTAGACATTTATTTCGAAAGGTATTCAAGATGGCGCCGTGTTCGTGACAGTTCCTACCTACTGTACATGAGATATTTCGACTTATTTTCTACGTATTTACTAAATGTCCTtttctttaaatttattttctataaatttattttcacaatatATCCTATcctatactctctctctctctctctctctctctctctctctatatatatatatatatatatatatatatatatatatatatatatatatatatatatatatatatactctatactatactatactttcCTTTTTGGATTGCTGCCTTAATCTGTGAATTTTCCTctgctatctgtctgtctatctatctatctatctgtctgtctacctgtctatctatctatctgtctgcctgtctgtctacctgtctatctatctgtccatctgtctacctgtctgtctgtctgtctgtctatctatctatgtatctgtctgcctatttgtctatctgtctttctctgtctgtctgtctgtctgtctatctttctatctatcgaTTAAtcaatctctcactctctcgctcagGCTAACAGGAACTTACACACACTAGCAGTGAGGTTACGTCCCGTCAGCAAGCTACATTTTTACTTGTCAATACGATTCTCTATCTACAGCCAGTCTATAAACGTTTACACCATGGTCTGTCCGAACACTcggttctgattggctggaaggtgtgcgatCAAACAGTCGAGCGCACAGGTAGTTCCTTTCAGTTTAATCACCGGTGAAAATGAACGCGCTGATTTTAAACacctgtaaccatagtaacatacagttcaACTGGCAGCTTCCTTATTAGTAGAGACGCGGCACAGacacaggtaattcacacatgcacaatctctctctctctcgctctctcgtaagtatttattataattcattaattcatcctACTTATTATAAATTCTTCCACTAAACAGGTCACTTCCAGTTCTTGCTTACGTtccagcagctataaactgctAGAAATAGTTCCCTcgccgtaaaaaaaaaagtgtaaagtgctctgtcctgaagatggcgcaaaacttagttacagctttacttctggaactggagactccttccataaacgttaaacagATCTTTCCTTACGTAAAGAAAGGGTCACCGTGTTAACAGTCAGAATAGAGAATTTACGGACGTTGTTCTAGTGAGTACAGTACAGCTCTCGGAGAATGAAATACTCTGGATTTAACCAACAAATCCGTGTCCGCGAACAGGTGGAGGAGAAGCCGGACGTGACCTACAGCGACGTCGGAGGTTGTAAAGAGCAGATCGAGAAGCTCAGGGAAGTGGTGGAGACCCCGCTGCTGCATGTACGTCATCATCTGAACTTCAAAATGAACTTCTGTGTTTCCGCTTCTTCCCGCTCTGAACCCGTTTCTCTCTTCCTGTCCCGTTCAGCCGGAGCGGTTTGTGAACCTGGGCATCGAGCCTCCTAAAGGCGTGCTGCTGTTCGGACCTCCGGGAACCGGGAAAACCCTGTGCGCTCGTGCCGTGGCCAATCGCACGGACGCCTGCTTCATCAGAGTCATCGGCTCCGAGCTGGTCCAGAAGTACGTGGGAGAGGTGAGGACGCCGCCGACGCCGCCACCGCCGCGCACACCGCGAACGTCGCGCCGATCACACGGGCGTTGCGTCGTTAACGGAATTTTCCCCTCTCTTCGGTTTTAGGGCGCTCGTATGGTTCGGGAACTGTTCGAGATGGCCAGGACCAAGAAGGCGTGCCTCATCTTCTTTGATGAAATCGATGCTATCGGAGGTAACGATTCTCGCTCATCGCGAGTTTAACCCTCAGACCCGACTGCCGCATTGATATGAATCTGGAACAGCTgtttaggtgtttttttttttctttccaatttttgtttttttaactcgCTGACCCCCAGAAGTGCCGCCCCTTTCCCTGTCATTTCTCCTTTCACTAACATTAGTAATCTTTCCTCGCTTTCTATTAGTTTACAGTTCATACAGTTGACGAACGTTAGGTCTCTAACAGTTTGACGTGTGAAAGATTCCCGCCCATGTTcgtgaagctccgcccacaggATATTCATTGGCCCGTAGAGTGTGTATAAAATGACTGACGGGAGgccaaacagatttttaaaagaaaagatctCATCATGTTCTCCATATCTTATTGTTTGTACAAATGAGgaattttcagacaaaaatggtttttaaaaaaagcctaCAATGAAGTGGGAGTGAAAATCATTTGAATGgtgttaataattataataagacGTGTTCGATCGGTACGGTCAAGTGCGCTGCAGTGTTTTTTAATCTcagaagtgctttgtaaaaGGACTAGATTGAAAATACAGTGGTTTGTTTGGGGTATTTGGTGGGGCAGGGGTATTACTGTGATTTTAGTATCTCTGATTGAGTTGCGACCTCAACTCTTCTTAATAAGGGTTCATTTTTGAGAATTCCCAAATAAAAGAAACGTCCGAGTTCTGGTGGCGTGAACGTCATTTTTAATTGAaggcgttgtgtgtgtgtgtgtgtgacgccGCTGTGCAGGAGCGCGTTTTGATGACGGCGCTGGAGGAGATAACGAGGTTCAGAGGACCATGCTGGAGCTCATCAACCAGCTGGACGGCTTCGACCCCAGAGGAAACATCAAGGTCCTGATGGCCACCAACCGACCCGACACTCTGGACCCGGCTCTCATGAGACCCGGTCGTCTGGACCGAAAGATCGAATTCAGCCTGCCTGACCTGGAGGTGagaacttttaattaaaaaaaaaaaaaaaaaatctcgcaGCCTTGAGCGTTCAGACGTTGGTCAGGGATCTCTCCGCATTCTATTATAATTTTGTAAGTATCGATACTAGATTATAGCTTTGAGAACGATGTCGCCATGGCGACGCTTCAAGAAGGTTTGCAGAGCATCAGACCAAATGCAACactcatgtttttgtttgtttgtttgttttgtttgtttatttatttatttatcccagGGCCGCACTCACATCTTCAAGATTCACGCTCGCTCCATGAGCGTAGAGAGAGACATCCGGTTCGAGCTGCTGGCTCGCCTCTGTCCCAACAGCACAGGTACGGCCATTCTCATTTTTTAAtcgcactttatttatttagtttaaaaaaacataacacaGTAGGTGTGAAACTTCAATCCCAGACTGACCCCGTGTCTGTAAACCCCGTGGTCTAGGCGCGGAGATCCGGAGCGTGTGCACGGAGGCGGGCATGTTCGCCATCAGAGCTCGCAGGAAAATCGCCACGGAGAAAGATTTCCTCGAAGCCGTGAACAAAGTCATCAAGTCCTACGCCAAGTTCAGCGCCACCCCGAGATACATGACCTACAACTAAACCCGCGTTCGCTTCCCGGGAGAAACGCTCAAACTGTGCGTTTCGTCATCGCCCCGTTCTTTTCTTTGgtgtgttaataaataaataaatacatacataaataccaCCCTCATTCTTGTCATCCTGAgtggaggagggaaaaaaaagtgcaagaTAAAAGCACAGAATCAGTTTGGATTTGATATATTTCCTTTTATTATACAAAATACCtctaaaaagcacaaaatagtGTTAGGTTTATATAGAACTACACAGCTTCAGTGTAACACGGTTTCATAAcaagccccacacacacacacacacacacacaccacttttatttttaacattcacAATAATACATGAAACAAATGTGAAGAATAATTTGAACAATTTCATAACAGTATCAATCAGTCTGGATTTTTTTGGCAGATGAATAAACATACAATAACTTACGTTTATAACACAGTCTCTCTGGACCTGCTCCCTGGAAATCGAAATCCAGGGAaaagtacaaaacacacacacacacacacacaagcatctTAAATAGAAAATTTGATCTTCACCAGCATTTCGACTAtaaactataacactgtaaCAGCTTCCGagcttttgtttttcctcacacGTTAAATCTACACGTCAGGAAGTAAAGAACCAGAcactgtaaccatagcaacgcCCTTCAGCGTCCCCGGTGTCCGTTAGCGTACGCTCTGGAGTCGATTCTCAGTAACACGGATGAAATAAAGATCGTTTCGACACGGTGTAAATCTCCTCGTATTCACTCACTGGCACTTTGTGCTGCGatttgattggtcaggaggtagAGAAGCGCTTGACGTCAGTCAAAAGTCGGAGAAGTGTGACGGGGAAGGAATACGTGAACGAGTCATTTATTTCCTTATACGCTTGGTTATTAAAGTCGTCGTTCCTTCGTCTGAATGTTTTGCTATTACTAAtatttttggtttggttttggtCACGTTTTAAATAATCGTTTAAATAAAATGGCAccgaaataaaaacaatagaatccatcacagaaatgaaattctaatggtttccactacaaataacaAGCTATTAGCTAACCAGTAAAACCATTacaggtccttaatggtatccactagacataacatgccaccgaTAGAAGGCAAGGAATTACCAGTAGACACCCGCAGGGACTGTtgtagtttccattaaaaccattagaaaattctatgagggtttctatcgTGTCTTTCAGCAGTATagtcacattattattattattattattattattattattattattattattattattattataaactgatTAATTAAAAAGGTCACCAAATAAAGCCGCTTAAAGCTTCTCTCACAGGGTTACATGTACAACATCTGCACATGGCTAGTGAttgaggggagaaaaaaacaaaaacaaaaacaaaccaagtatGAAAACACCTTAAAACTCAGTTTTCCCCCAAAGAGTGCATTCTgtcaaaaaaaccaaacatacATCGGATTGCTAAAGAAGTAGGAGTCCGAGTCCGAGTCCACATCCGTGTGTGTACCCGAGTGCAGTGTTGTGTTCGTAGAGAACGTGTTTTACTCACGCAGACGCGAGAGGAGTTTAAAGGCAGGCGATGTTACAGATAGAAAAGTGCTCAACGTCTCTAGGTCCTAGTTCTTCTAAATGCTTTTGTACTCATAAAACGCTGGTCATTCCTGCCCTTCAGAAgagcacttcctgtttcctgtgtgCTCGCTGGCTGGCAGGGCAGGCCCGGGGGAGAGCAGCCTGGCGTGTTGGCAGTGCAGCACGGCATCGTGGGTGGTGGGAAAGACCATGTCCAGGGTCACGGGATCGCTGAAGAACTGCAGAGTCCTGAGATCAGACAGTAGACTCcctgcacgtacacacacacgatcagCACACGGCCTTGTTTACATCACAGTGCTTTTATATTTACGCCATATTTGCACTTACGGCTGCATCCGGCGAGCACGATTTTCACATCTATGGCTGCAAACTCCTTGATAAcctgcaataaaaataaatcaatcaatcacacaTTCATTTACTCACGTTTAAATGACTGGACATTTACatttgaatcaaaacatttcaagatttgaTGTTCAtcggtgtgacatttaatttgactctctgaatgatcttttgtttaattttatccGTCAACTCGTCTACCGCTCGGTGGTAGACGAGCGGTACGTTTTTGCGTAATGACCAAATtggttcattttaaaacacatctTAAATGGGTCTTACATTTGATTGGCGTATATgatatgtttaatatattttgatacGTTTAACGAAAATATTTAGACATATAatatcatttaaacatttgaaaaacTTTCCcacggaccccctgcaattacaccatgGACCACTAGGGGGAGCCCCGGTTGAGAAACGCTGAATAAACGATGATCGTTTGTCGGCTAGGTTAGATTgaaatacgttttttttttaaaaaacaaaacaaaacgtctGTTAGCTTACAGATTTAATAGCTTTGGCTCCTACAGAGTCCATGAAGTTGACGGACGTTAAGTCCAGGATGATGGAGTGGACGGGACAGAGCGGCTGGAGGAAGCGATCCTCCTCGGTGTCCGACTCGGCCTCGGCGAGTCGTCCGTTAACTTGCGATTCCACTTCTGTCTGAGATTCGTGCACCACTTCGTGACTCACGCCGAACTCTGTATCCTGACAGCACAAACATGaccaagataaataaataaataaataaataaataaataaagcgataaaaacgttgttttttttttttggcgtcaATTTTGACCTCAAGTTAACGCTGATGTCAAACGACCGCTCGTGTAAATATTTATGACGGAGTCAACGCACGTACCAGTTTAACTACCGTTTCCTTCTTCTGCTCGGGGCTGCGATGCGAGCGTTTCTTGTCTCCTCTCTTTTTCAACCGCTTCCGCTGGGATCTCCTCGCAGCCAGCAGCTGAGCGGGATTGACGCCTGTCTGGAATCAGAGAAAAGCTTTGAGATAAAGAACGCGGAGCAGATCATTCTTTAACAGGAATGGAAAGAGcctccagcgtcagcgctttgtagCTGGGGTTTGTTTTCAATACGTACATCACTTCCGTATCATATACCTCCGACATAAAATACAGTGTTTACTGCAGTACAGCCTCGTCACGTTTACTCCATTATTATAGATACCTGAAATCAAAAGATACACCCCCCCCGTAACGTGACAAACGTCCTCTGGAATTTACTGCAGGCTTGCGTATCTGCATTTGTTTTGGGATACGCCCACTTTTCACAAGCCAATCAAATCCCGATGGATAGAAACGAAAATAAATCGAATAAACATGCGTCCGGAGTTCCTTTTTTTCCGTGTTATTATTCTGCTACTGTACTTTGGTGAAGCGGTGATCGATGAGGGTTTTTATTCTTACTTTTTCCTTCAGAGTGCTCACGTACTGGTCACTGTTGGCGAAGTAGATCGAAGAATTGGAGTGGAAAATCTTAATTCCTGAGCATTCTGCAGCCTGGAGAAAGAGCGATCATCGGCAGCTCGTTAACAAACGACAAGGACGGATTACGTTCGCGATGGTAAATGAAAACCAAACTCAATTTCGGTCCTGAAGAAGTATTACCTCTTCATATTCCTCAGTGTCGTAGTAAAGTCCAGTGTCGGAGATTTGCCCGAGGATAACACTTTTAGGGCTgcggaagaaaaaaagaaacaaaaagacataCCAGGAtcatatttaaagaaaatattttgaacATCTAGTATTATAGAACCCCATGAAGTGAAAAAGACCAGGGCTATGGAAACCGAGAACAAAGCATTCAAGTTCACAGGCTTTGGATGGTAAAATGATTGAAGAGGAATTCAAGTGATTCAATGAGTCATCTGAGCACATAGAAAGGCTTTGGAGGATAAAACTATTCCTGAATGATTAGTTGAATCAGTTGAACGAATCGAGTGTGCAGGCTTTGGATGGTAAAATAATTTAAGCTTGTGCTCAGATGATTCACTGAATCACTTGAATTAATCATGAATTATTTTACCAGCCAAACTCTTTCTATGTGCTCAGATGATTCAATGAATCACTTGAATTAACCATGAATTATTTTACCATCCAAAGCCTGCGAACATGAATCACTGAATCATTTGAGTGAATCCTGAATTGTTTTAGCATTCCAAGGCCTTTCTAACCATGTGCTCAGATGATTCACTGAATCACTTGAATTGTAGTTGGAACGCTAAAACAATTCATGATTCATAGAATCACTTGAATGAATCATGAATGTGACCTTTTCTCACGTGGACTCTACATCAGACTGGTTTCTAGACTTGACGATGAACTGGTCTTGGTTACCTTTGTGTTCTGTAGATGACTGTGAGTATAGCAAATGTAATGGCCACCAGGAGTCCGTAATCCAACCCCAGCAGAATGGATGCCACGAAGGCCACCACCCAAATCGCCTTGGGAGAAGAcgaccacgcacacacacacacacacacacacacacacacacacacacacacacacacacactttagataTCAGAAAAACCGAACAATAAGTAAAGGACCCTGATGTATTCTCTGACCTTTTTCCATTAGAAATGTGATCTATAAATCTTAAAAGCTCACCAGTTCAATCTTGCTTGTTCTCCATAAAGCAGGGATGTCTCGGAGCTGTTTGAACATGCCCAGCAGATTGACCATGATGATCGCAGCCAAAACGGTCTGAGAAAAGAGATCACGTGAACCGGACAGATACGCGCCCGGCTTCCGGCAACAAAACCCCGTTCGCGTCAACGGATAGAACTGAATAACGGTGAGAATTTGGACACGGCAAAGAACCGGTGCACTATGTAGCGAGCAGGGATCGAATTCAGACACAGAACGAGTGAGGTGTGTTCAAGCAAGAATTCAGgagagggaaataaataaataaataaataaataaataaataaataaataaataaataaacaaacaaacaaaccctgtaTACGGATGAATATAATGTACCTGGGGTAAAGGCTGGAACACAAACCCGACCGCCAAAATCACCAGGAGGACCAGTAAGGAGGCCAACAACCCTgcgatctacacacacacacacacacacacacacaggaaatgaaTTCCAGTTAAGCAGCAGTTAGCTTATCTTGCTTTTATGACTTACAAGATGTTAACTTATCTTACATTCCATTTATTACAACAGTAATTATACTACTGTGAGAACGTCACacccaggacacacacacacacacacacacacacacacacacacacacacacacacacaccttaaacaAAGTCAGGCAAGAAATAAAATGAGACGTTGTGTCTATCCAAAACAGTCATCAGCACCATGTcggttctcacacacacacacacacacacacacacacacacacacagtaaactcGATCACTGCACATGTAAATAGCAAGGTGTGTAAAATAAGGAAATTCTTCATAAACGCAAAACATGGCACGCAAATGAtggttaaatattaataataaataaattaaaaaagcaCGCGCCATGCTTCGGTCTGTTTAATAAATACACTGTACAACAAGTGAATAATTTGTGATTTCCTGCGTCTAGTCCCGAGTGTTGCGTTACCTGAGTCTTTCCGCCCGTGCTCTCCTGCACCAAACTGCGAGACATCGAGCAGGTGACGGCGAAGGTGTGGAA
Coding sequences within:
- the psmc2 gene encoding 26S proteasome regulatory subunit 7, whose translation is MPDYLGTEQRKVKEEEKDDGPIRALDEGDIALLKTYGQSTYSRQIKQVEDDIQQLLKKINELTGIKESDTGLAPPALWDLAADKQTLQSEQPLQVARCTKIINADSEDPKYIINVKQFAKFVVDLSDQVAPTDIEEGMRVGVDRNKYQIHIPLPPKIDPTVTMMQVEEKPDVTYSDVGGCKEQIEKLREVVETPLLHPERFVNLGIEPPKGVLLFGPPGTGKTLCARAVANRTDACFIRVIGSELVQKYVGEGARMVRELFEMARTKKACLIFFDEIDAIGGARFDDGAGGDNEVQRTMLELINQLDGFDPRGNIKVLMATNRPDTLDPALMRPGRLDRKIEFSLPDLEGRTHIFKIHARSMSVERDIRFELLARLCPNSTGAEIRSVCTEAGMFAIRARRKIATEKDFLEAVNKVIKSYAKFSATPRYMTYN